In Candidatus Paceibacterota bacterium, the DNA window CGGTAAGTGTCCGCGTTACCACATCACCATTAGGTTCAACAAAGACCACCGTTGCTCCATTACTAATTGGAAAGTGATTTGCAAACACGAGATGTCTTGGACTTATAAGTGTTCCGGATCGAGTTGTGGTCGCTGTAGAATTCCAAGGAGAAACTCCTGTAAGGTCTAGCGCTACATCACCAATCGATGTCCAAACTGAAGTGTTACGTGACCAACCACCTGTATTGTCACCCCGTGACGTGAATATATTTATGTATCCAGTTGACGTCGAAAGTCCTGTTATCCGTGAATCGACTTGATCATATAACTCCTGTACAAGATCCGTAGAATACAACGCATCACAATTATTCGGTTCAAACACTTCAGCACCTACGGAATAATAATTGCAAGATTGAATTACTATGGTTAGGAGAAGAATTTTGACCGTTTTTTTCACAGACATAATACTAGCACTCAATAGTTTGAGTCTGCTTTAAAAGCATGCCCTACACACAAAAAAAATGAAATTATTCGACTCTGAGCTTATTATCTAAGAATATTACAGAAACAGTGTCTTCTTCGGGGACTTCAGCGTCGCCATCCTTGGTGTAAGTTACATATGCAGTACTACTGCTAATTTCTAACTTAGTAATCTCAATATCTTTCCCGACAAACACAATATTTGTTCCGCGATAACTATTACCCTCCTTAATTGAAGCAGCAACGTACTGATACGTGACAGGTACCCCTTCCTTTTTTGTTTCTTCTTGAACAACAAACACAATATCATCAATTCCGTCTCCATTTATATCTCCAATTTTTTCAGTACCAAAATACTGTCCTAACTCCTTTTTTGAAGATTTTATTACTGCTGCAGGAAGAAAATCATCTATGGCACTTGAATGTACATTATTTTTTACTCCAATTGTTTGTTGAATTGCAATGCTGAAAATAACAATGATTCCAAGTATTACGAGATATTTTGCTTTGTTACTTACCTTATTAACTATCGCGATAATGATCGCATAGAAGATTCCAACAAGAATAAAGAACAAAAACGGCACTAGTAGGTCATACCGCTCTACCACTGGTAGGTATTGAAGTAAAAACTCTAAAGAGGCTACGCGTAATATAGATCCAATAAACCCTTCAGTTCCACGTATAAACGCCATATACGTTGCAAGTATTGATCCGATTAAGAATCCTATTATTGACGCCTCAAAAATTGTTATTTTTCTCATTTTGATATTGTTTCCTCAAGGTCTGACAATTGCTTCTGCAAATGCTCTTCTGAGACTGTAATATTCTTCTGCAACTCAACAATAATCTTTTTTTCCTCTTTTGTTAAATCTCGCTTTGTTCTTACGTTTTCCAAGTTCTTAATTTGAGACCTCACATTCTCACGTAGGCTTTCAAATGCCTTATGCACTGAAGACTCGGTATTGTGAACTTGCTGATTAAGAGACTTTTTAAATCTCTTGATCTGGAACATAAAGTATACAACCATGAGCACAATGAGTCCTAGGCTCATAACCACAATGAGTGCAAGCGATAGCCAATTTAGGATCATTCCACTAATACTGCTGAACAAAGGACTCTTTACGGTCACATAATACGGCTCAGTAAAGAAACTTTTTGCTCCACGTTCATCAATTGCCCGTGCTGTGAGTGTATATGTTCCCCTATTGATTTCCTCATCCCACACCAAGATAAACCTTCCATCAGACAAGGTGTTTACAATCTGGTTCTTTCTATTTCCTTTTGAATCTTCGAGTACAACCTCTACATTAGAGTTCGAATGTGATGTACCACTTACCCTTAGCAACTCGCCCGAACGAACAACTGAAGTGTAGTCTTCAATTATTGGCATATCGATTGAACCAATGGTAAATTGCGCAGTCTGCACTGTTTCATTACCTGCTCCATCAATAGCTTTTACAAGTAACGTGTGTTCGCCAGGATCCTGAGCTGGAAGTTTGTATGCTCCGGAAACATGTTCCTTGTGTGAGATTTTAATAAACTCTCCATCATCAATCTTAATTTCATAGTCACTTATACCTGAGAGTTTGTCTGTTGCCTCAAACTTAGCAATTGGTCGCGGATCACTTTCAAATTCTCCTTTGACAAAGGATATCTTAAATGGATTTGGTCCAGCGGTATCAACCAATATCTTGTAATTTCGCACCTGGCTCCAACCTTTACTATTTTTGAACTTAAGACCAAAGTACCATTGACCATCTTCAAGATTATCGAATTTCTTACTCTTTATCGGAGGATCATACAAGACAGAAGGATTTCCAGTAGTTCTACCCAAGAGAGTAGATACCGTAGTTACATCTGATGGCATCGCCCACGCTAACTCAGCGGTTCCACTGTTATACCACTTATTTTGATTAGGATGAGTTGTTGATGTTATGACCGGAAGTGCTGGAACACCACTAATAGGAACCTGTGGTTCAGTGACCGGTTCAACAACTGGTTCAGTTGGTGCTTGGATGTTAATAACACCAGCAATTTTCTGCGCGAGGATGTCTGTCCCCAAGCCATCATTTTCTCTTACCGCACCCTCAGAAATTAGTATTGAAGCAGTCCCACTCTTTTTTGCCTTAAAGATAATGGACGCAACATTCCCTCCCTCCCCAGTGTAGCCAGGATTTGGAATACCGCCATTAAACGATATTGTCCCATTTCCATTTGCAAATGGTTCTTCAACCCACAGAGTGAAGACTGATGGATTTTTACTTACAGACTGCACCTCCAATAAGTCTGTTGGGTATTGAATTACCCCTTCTGCATTGTTAATTGCTTTGTTGTTTGTCCCTATAACAATTTTCACCTGAACTATGTTCCCTACCGCAACCTGAGTCGATACCGGTACAACTGACAAACTTGCAGCTTCCGCTATTGTTGAAATACCAAATACAGCTAAAGCAATTACACAAATTACCTTAGTAATACGAACTGTTCTATATATTGATCTACATTTGTGCATTAACTGTATTCTTCTTCATTTTTCTGTACCCAACTACAAGTACAACCAATACGAGGAGTGC includes these proteins:
- a CDS encoding cohesin domain-containing protein → MHKCRSIYRTVRITKVICVIALAVFGISTIAEAASLSVVPVSTQVAVGNIVQVKIVIGTNNKAINNAEGVIQYPTDLLEVQSVSKNPSVFTLWVEEPFANGNGTISFNGGIPNPGYTGEGGNVASIIFKAKKSGTASILISEGAVRENDGLGTDILAQKIAGVINIQAPTEPVVEPVTEPQVPISGVPALPVITSTTHPNQNKWYNSGTAELAWAMPSDVTTVSTLLGRTTGNPSVLYDPPIKSKKFDNLEDGQWYFGLKFKNSKGWSQVRNYKILVDTAGPNPFKISFVKGEFESDPRPIAKFEATDKLSGISDYEIKIDDGEFIKISHKEHVSGAYKLPAQDPGEHTLLVKAIDGAGNETVQTAQFTIGSIDMPIIEDYTSVVRSGELLRVSGTSHSNSNVEVVLEDSKGNRKNQIVNTLSDGRFILVWDEEINRGTYTLTARAIDERGAKSFFTEPYYVTVKSPLFSSISGMILNWLSLALIVVMSLGLIVLMVVYFMFQIKRFKKSLNQQVHNTESSVHKAFESLRENVRSQIKNLENVRTKRDLTKEEKKIIVELQKNITVSEEHLQKQLSDLEETISK